TTCGGGGCGCACCCCGAGGTCGAGCCGGGCATGCCGCTCGAGGACTTCGCCACGCTGCTCATCGGCGCGAACACCGGGATCGTGTTCGACGGTCCCGCCCTGCCCGGGGTGAACCCCGGCGACGTCATCGCGAGCCTGGTCGACGCGGTCGTGCGCCCGCGGCGCTGACGCGGCCGCGGCCGCGGCGCCGCCGCCTGCGCGCCGGCGCGGCAGGGCGCATGCGCCCGGCGCGGCGGGGCGCGAGCAGCCGTCCGCACAACCGGAAGCACGTCGCGCCACGCGATTCCGCGGCGCGACGTGCTCGCCGTTGTGCGCGAGCACGCCACACCACGCCCGGCCCGGCGCGGCCGCACCAGGCCCGGGCCGGCACGGCCGGCACGGCCGGCACGGCCGGCACGGCCGGCACGGCCGGCACGGCCGGCACGGCCGGCACGGCCGGCACGGCCGGCACGGCCGCGGCGGCCGCGGCGGCCGCGGCCGTGTCCCGCCGCGGCCGTCCGCACAACCGGAAGCACGTCGCGCCACGCGATTCCGCGGCGCGACGTGTTCCCCGTTGTGCGCGAGCACAACCGAAAGCACGTCGCGCCACGCGATTCCGCGGCGCGACGTGCTCGCCGTTGTGCGCGAGCACGCCACACCACGCCCGGCCCGGCACGGCCGGCGCGTAGCCGCCGCGCGGCGGCTAGGCCGTGCGCCGGCGCTGCCGGCCCTCGTGGGACCACGCGGACGAGGGCAGCAGGCTCGGCGGGAACAGCCGCGCCCGGACCACGCGCGCCCGCGGGACGGACGCGTCGAGGGCGACACGAGCCTCCAGGACGGCCCGCCGGAGTGCTGCAGTGTCCACGCCCGCCGCACCGTCCGCGGCGAAGCGCTCCAGGTCGACCGCATCGACGATGCTCGTCAGGTGCGGGAGCACGCTCGCGGGGACGGTCCCGACGAGCCGACCGCGCACCGCACGCGCCGTCCGCGCTGCTGCGGCGGCGTCACCCGGCGGCGCGAGCCCCGGTGCGTACCCGTGGTCGGCGACGTCGTCGAGCACCTCGCGCCAGGCCTGCAGTGCGGGCGAGCGTCCCGCCTGCACCGCGGCGAGCCGTCGGCGCCGACGCACCACACGGACGGCCCTGGGTGCGACGAGCACCGCCAGCAGGAGCAGCAGTCCGACCACCAGGCCGGCGGCACCGGGTCCGGCGCCGCCGCCCGTCGTGGCCGCCGCGCCCGCTCCGGTCGAGGCGGAGGGTGTCGGGGTGGGCGAGGCCTCGGCGGGAGCGGTCTCCCCCGGCGCCGGCAGCGGCGTCTCCGACGGGGCCGGAGCCGGCGTCGCCGACGACTCGGTCCCCGCCTGCGCTGCGGCGTCGGAGCTCGGGGTCGGCTCGAACGACACCCAACCGGCGCCACGGATGTACAGCTCGGGCCACGAGTGCAGCTGTCGGTTCGAGACGGTGTACTCGCCGTCCTCCGTCTGGTCGCTGCTCGCCCGGTACCCGACCGCGATGCGCGACGGGATCCCGAGCGTCCGCGCCATCACGGCCATCGACGACGCGAAGTGCACGCAGTACCCCTGGCGCACGCGCAGGAACGTGTCGATCACGTCCATGCTGTCGCCGTCGTAGCCCTGCTCGACGGGGGCCGTCTCGGAGTAGGTGAAGAGGTCGCTGCGGAACCACTGCTCCAGGGCACGCGCCCGGGCGTAGTCGTTCGGCAGCCCGCCGGCCACCCGCTGGGCCGCCGCCCGGATGTCACGTGGCAGGTCCTCGGGCAGTGCCAGGTCGGTGCGGAGCTGCGTCTCGCTCGGCGCCGTGAACCCGCGGCCGTCGGTGCGCCCGAGGATCCCGCTCGCGGCGATCGCGTCGAGGTACTCCCCCGACCAGGTCGAGGCGCCGAAGACCTGGTAGGTCGAACCGCGCTGGGTCACGGGACCGGTCGACCGGACCGTGCTCGAGTCCCCCATCCAGCGCCACTGCGACAGGTCGAGGTTCGTCGACTGCGACTCGAGCGACACCGCGCCGCCGGGCACGGGCAGGTAGTTGCTCGACAGCCCGGTGATCCGCACGGTCAGGTCGCCGCGGCTCGCCAGACGGGGGTTGATCCCGACCGCCCACTGCTGCTGGTCCGCGGTCTCCGCGGTGCTGGCGTCGGTCACGGTCGGCACCCAGTCGCCGGTGCCGAACTCGTCGAGGTCGGCGAGCTTGAGGTACTCCGGCTGCCCGTCGGCGGTGCGGTAGCGGAACACCTCGAGCTCGTTCGGCTGGCGGAGGTCGCGGCCGAGCTCGAGCAGCGTGCCGGGACGACCGGGCTGGATCGGGGCCTGCAGCGCGCCCGTCACGCCGGACAGCCAGCTGGCGTTGATCGGGACGAGCACCGGGAGCCCCACGGCGACGACGAGCCCGATCGCGCCCACCACGGCGGCCGGGAACGCCCGTTGCACCGGTCGGACGGACAGCCAGAGGAGCCCGAGGAACGCCGCCCCCACCAGGACGACGAGCACCGGCGAGGCGGGCTCGCCCGTGACGACACCGGGGACGATGAGCACGACCAGCGCGGGCACGGCCGCGAGCGCGACGGTCGGCGCGATCGCGGCGAGGAACAGGGTCACCCCGGCCACCCAGGCGATCGCGACGGTGACGATCAAGCGGATCGCGTCGCTCTGCGGCAGCGGCGCGGGGTTGAGCCGGATCGCGGCGAGCGCCTCGCCGAGGGCTCCCTCGCGGTCGAGCCAGCCGAGGGGGTGGACGTCGTTGACGACCGCGGCGACGCACGACCCGACCACCAGCGTGGCGACGAGGGCGATGAAGCGCACGCCCGGAGCGCGACGGCGGACGGCGAGGACGACGGCGACGAGCACCGCCGTGAAGACGACGCCGGACAGCCACCAGGCGGTGCCCTGCACGAGCGGACGCATCGCGAGCGCCGCGATGAGGACCGGCAGCGGTGCCAGGGCGACGACCCACGGTCCCGGGGCGTCGTCGCGTTCGGCCGGACGCTCGGGGCGGCCGCTGCGCGTGGGCGTCCTGACGCGGTCGGCCGTCGAGGTCCCGCTCACCGGGTGCTCCCGTGCGCCTGCGCGCCCGCGACGGGCACGACCAGGGTCCGCCAACCGGCACGGTCGAGGATGCCGCGCACCACGGGGTCGGGCGGGACGATGGTCGCGAGGATGCCGCGACTGGAGCCGCTCGTCGCGGCAACGAGTTCGGCGGCCTGCTCGGCGGTGCACCGGCCGGTGACGACGGCGGTCATGCCGTGGACGTCGCGACCGTGCACGTCGGACAGGACCTCGGTGACCGGGCGGGCGTCCGAACGGACCCGGACGTCGGCGAGTCCGACGAGCAGGTCCGTCAGGCTGCCGACGTCGCCGGTGTGCCGTCCCGCGCCCGGGCCGTCGTCGCTCACGAGCACCACGCGCGACGTCCGCGCGCTGAGGGCACGGGCGACGCTCGCGGCGACGACGACGGCGTGCTCGAACGCGGCGTCGCCACCGAGGTCGCTCAGTTCCGCGAGGTCGTCGCGGCCGAGCGCCTGGTAGGACTCTCGGCGGAGGTCGATGGCGATGACGGCCTCCGGCGGCTGCGCCTGCGTGGTCTGGCGGACGTGGAGTTCGCCGCGTCGGGCGCTCTGTGCCCAGTGCACGCGGCGGATCGGGTCGCCCTGCCGGTACGGCCGGAGCTCGCTGTCGTCGGCGGAACCGCCCTGACCCACACGGCCCTCGTCCGCCGAGACGGCACCCGCGAGCGCTCCGGTGTCGATGGCACCGAGGGTGGTGGATGCGGGGACGATCACGACCTCCTCGGCGGGGACGACCGGCCGGTCGATGCGCAGCAGGCCGAAGGGGTCCTCGACGCGGATGGTCACGGGGCCGACCAGCGTGCGGCCCCGGTGCATCGCGAGGGCCTCGACGTCGAGCACCGCCGGGGGCTCGTTCGGGCCGACCAGGGCGTAGGTCTGCGCGTCGGACACGCTCGCGAGGGCGTCCTCGAGCTGCTCCCGCACCAGCAGGGTCGTCCGCGGCCCGATCGGCAGCGACGTCCCCCGCAGGGTGATCCGCTCGCGGTGGACCTCACCGACCTGCACGACCGAGCGGGCGGTCGACCGGGTCGCACGCAGCGGCGCCGCGACGACGAGTGCCATGACGATCCCGAGCACGAGCAGCACGAGCAGCAGGAGCCCGGCGGAGACGGCGATGCTCGTCGTGGCGACGAGACCACCGCCGACGAGGGCGATCCCCGACCCGAGCACCGTCCACCCCCTGGCCGTCGGCCGCGGGAACGGGGTCCGGCGGAGCATGGCCGCGCCGCGTCGCCCGGTGCGGAGCACCCACGACCGCACCGCGCCCGCGCGCAGCGCGGACGTCGAGGGCCCGCTGCCGTCGGGCATCAGGAGCGGACGGCGGCCGAGGCGAACGGCACGGCGGTGTCGGACACGATCCGGACGACCACGTCGCGCGCGGTGTCCTCGGCGGCCCCGCCGAGCCCGCGGGCGACCGGGACGAGACGGTGGGACAGGATCACCGGTGCGAGGTGGGCGACGTCGTCGGGGGTGACGAACGGGCGACCGAGCAGCGCGGCGTGGGCACGAGCGGCCTGCGCCAGGTGCAGGGTGGCGCGAGGGCTCGCGCCCAGCACGAGGTCCGGGTGCGTGCGGGTGGCACGGACGATCGCGACGATGTAGGCCTCGACGTCGTGGGCAAGGTGCACCCCGCGCACGGCGTGCACGATCGCCCGCAGCGTCTGCACGTCGACGATCGGTCGGAGCGCGGACAGCGGGTCGCGGGTCCCGCGCGCCGCGAGCATCTGGCGCTCGGCGTCCGCGCTGGGGTACCCCATCGCGATGCGGGCCATGAACCGGTCGCGCTGGGCCTCGGGCAGCGGGTACGTGCCCTCCATGTCGATCGGGTTCTGGGTCGCGACGATCATGAACGGCGACTCCAGCGGCCGGGTCACGCCGTCGACGGTCACCTGCGCCTCGGCCATCGCCTCGAGCAGGGCCGACTGGGTCTTCGGGCTCGTGCGGTTGATCTCGTCACCGATGACGACGTTCGCGAACACCGGACCCGGCGAGAACCGGAACGTGCCCGACGACTGGTCGTAGATGTTCACACCGGTGACGTCGGACGGCAGCATGTCCGAGGTGAACTGGATGCGGTTCACCGTCCCGCCGACCGAGGCACCGAGCGCCTTCGCGAGCACGGTCTTGCCGACGCCGGGGACGTCCTCGACGAGCAGGTGCCCCTCGGCGAGCATCACGGTGAAGGCCGTGCGGATGGCGTCGACCTTGCCGTCCACCACGGTGGAGACGGCTGCGACGACGTCGTCGCCCACCGCTCGCACGTGCTCGATCGGGAAGGCTTGGTCGGTCTGGTCCGGCACGCAGGCCTCCTCGTCTCGGGACAGGTGTCGTGCATGCTACAACGGCGCGGTGACAGGCACCGGAGGATGCGTCACCGATCATCCGGAAGGCACACACGGGCCGTGCCCCGCGACGGACGGGAGGCGCGGTGCGGGGCCGCCACGCGCCTCCCGTCCGCCTCCTGGTCACGGTCCGGTCGGTGCGGGCGTCAGCGCGGCAGGGCCTCGGTCGTCAGCGACCAGAGCGCGACGCCGTGCAGCCCGAGTCGCTGCGCCAGCGCGACACGTGCCCGGTAGGAGCGGGCGTCCGACCAGTGCAGCTCGTGTCCGTCGCGGAGGGTCGCCGACCACTCCCCCGTGCGGTCCGACCAGCGTGCGGCACCGCCGGCCAGCGCACGGGCCCGCGCCGGCGACACCTGCCCGGCGTCCGGTCCACCCCAGCGGTACCCGTACCCGGCGACGCCGAGGTCGGTGCGGTCGGCCGGCAGTCCCTCGTGCTCGGCCACCTCGACGACGCGCTGCGCCCACGGCAGGGCACCGATCGTGCCCGGTCCGCTCCACGGGCCGTGCTGGTCGTAGGTCATCAGCACGAAGCGGTCGACGTGCTCCGCCAGACGACGGAGGTCGTACCCGGTGTCCCGGAAGCCCGCGGCCGAGGTGGACGCCATCACGGCCATCGACACCGGGGCGTCGGCACCGAGCTCGTCGTGCACCGCGTCCTCGAGCGCGGCTGCGAAGGCGACGAGACCCGCGCGGTCGCGGTCGCGCAGTGATTCGAGGTCGATCTGCACGCCCGTGCAGTGGTGGTCGTGCGCCAGGGCCGCCAGGTCCCGAGCCACCTGTGCGCGGGCGACCGGGTCGGCCAGCAGCGCCGAGGCGGTCTCCGGCGAGAAGTCACCGAGCGTCTCGGAGTAGTTGCTGACGAGGAGCTCCGGTCGCGCGCCCTGGCGGGCCGCGGCGAGGGCCAGACGGTCGACGCCGTCGGGCAACGGCGCGAGGCCCGTGCCGTCCGCGGAGAGCGTGACACCGTCGATGCCGATCGTGTCCGCCCGCTCGGTGGCGGCTCGTACCCGGGCGACCGCCGTCGGGGCTCCCGGCTCGACGTACGCCTCGACGGCGACGCCGCGGGCAGCGGACGCGTCGGCGCAGCCGGCGACCGTGGTGACGATCACGACGAGCGCGACGGCGAGGGCGGATGAGCGGAGCACGGGGCAACGGTAGTGGGCGGGGCCAGGGCACCCGTGACGGGCCGGCCCGTGCCTCCCGACCGTCGAGCACGGCCGCACCGTCGTGTTCCCGCGCGCACCCTGCCGGAACGACGAAACCCCCGCCGGTGGCGGGGGTTTCGTCGACTGCGGAGACGGA
The sequence above is drawn from the Curtobacterium sp. MR_MD2014 genome and encodes:
- a CDS encoding AAA family ATPase, whose translation is MPDQTDQAFPIEHVRAVGDDVVAAVSTVVDGKVDAIRTAFTVMLAEGHLLVEDVPGVGKTVLAKALGASVGGTVNRIQFTSDMLPSDVTGVNIYDQSSGTFRFSPGPVFANVVIGDEINRTSPKTQSALLEAMAEAQVTVDGVTRPLESPFMIVATQNPIDMEGTYPLPEAQRDRFMARIAMGYPSADAERQMLAARGTRDPLSALRPIVDVQTLRAIVHAVRGVHLAHDVEAYIVAIVRATRTHPDLVLGASPRATLHLAQAARAHAALLGRPFVTPDDVAHLAPVILSHRLVPVARGLGGAAEDTARDVVVRIVSDTAVPFASAAVRS
- a CDS encoding DUF58 domain-containing protein; the encoded protein is MPDGSGPSTSALRAGAVRSWVLRTGRRGAAMLRRTPFPRPTARGWTVLGSGIALVGGGLVATTSIAVSAGLLLLVLLVLGIVMALVVAAPLRATRSTARSVVQVGEVHRERITLRGTSLPIGPRTTLLVREQLEDALASVSDAQTYALVGPNEPPAVLDVEALAMHRGRTLVGPVTIRVEDPFGLLRIDRPVVPAEEVVIVPASTTLGAIDTGALAGAVSADEGRVGQGGSADDSELRPYRQGDPIRRVHWAQSARRGELHVRQTTQAQPPEAVIAIDLRRESYQALGRDDLAELSDLGGDAAFEHAVVVAASVARALSARTSRVVLVSDDGPGAGRHTGDVGSLTDLLVGLADVRVRSDARPVTEVLSDVHGRDVHGMTAVVTGRCTAEQAAELVAATSGSSRGILATIVPPDPVVRGILDRAGWRTLVVPVAGAQAHGSTR
- a CDS encoding DUF3488 and transglutaminase-like domain-containing protein; this encodes MSGTSTADRVRTPTRSGRPERPAERDDAPGPWVVALAPLPVLIAALAMRPLVQGTAWWLSGVVFTAVLVAVVLAVRRRAPGVRFIALVATLVVGSCVAAVVNDVHPLGWLDREGALGEALAAIRLNPAPLPQSDAIRLIVTVAIAWVAGVTLFLAAIAPTVALAAVPALVVLIVPGVVTGEPASPVLVVLVGAAFLGLLWLSVRPVQRAFPAAVVGAIGLVVAVGLPVLVPINASWLSGVTGALQAPIQPGRPGTLLELGRDLRQPNELEVFRYRTADGQPEYLKLADLDEFGTGDWVPTVTDASTAETADQQQWAVGINPRLASRGDLTVRITGLSSNYLPVPGGAVSLESQSTNLDLSQWRWMGDSSTVRSTGPVTQRGSTYQVFGASTWSGEYLDAIAASGILGRTDGRGFTAPSETQLRTDLALPEDLPRDIRAAAQRVAGGLPNDYARARALEQWFRSDLFTYSETAPVEQGYDGDSMDVIDTFLRVRQGYCVHFASSMAVMARTLGIPSRIAVGYRASSDQTEDGEYTVSNRQLHSWPELYIRGAGWVSFEPTPSSDAAAQAGTESSATPAPAPSETPLPAPGETAPAEASPTPTPSASTGAGAAATTGGGAGPGAAGLVVGLLLLLAVLVAPRAVRVVRRRRRLAAVQAGRSPALQAWREVLDDVADHGYAPGLAPPGDAAAAARTARAVRGRLVGTVPASVLPHLTSIVDAVDLERFAADGAAGVDTAALRRAVLEARVALDASVPRARVVRARLFPPSLLPSSAWSHEGRQRRRTA
- a CDS encoding glycosyl hydrolase family 18 protein — encoded protein: MLRSSALAVALVVIVTTVAGCADASAARGVAVEAYVEPGAPTAVARVRAATERADTIGIDGVTLSADGTGLAPLPDGVDRLALAAARQGARPELLVSNYSETLGDFSPETASALLADPVARAQVARDLAALAHDHHCTGVQIDLESLRDRDRAGLVAFAAALEDAVHDELGADAPVSMAVMASTSAAGFRDTGYDLRRLAEHVDRFVLMTYDQHGPWSGPGTIGALPWAQRVVEVAEHEGLPADRTDLGVAGYGYRWGGPDAGQVSPARARALAGGAARWSDRTGEWSATLRDGHELHWSDARSYRARVALAQRLGLHGVALWSLTTEALPR